CAACAAAGTTAAATACAAAGTAAAAGTACACACAGCGAACTAAATACAAGACTACTCAACAGGCAATGTACAGCATCCTAAAGCACAAACTAGCCCGTAAAACAGCGCGAGTTATAATGCAGTGAAATGGCCGGCATGAAGTAGTTACGACCGTAATATCAACAGTCCAGCAAAACAATCATAGAAATAAAAAATTCTACATTACTGACCACTAATAAACAAGTCTAGCGAAATACACAAGCAAGCAAGAACCTGAACGGCGCCAGACCTAGATAATCATTACGCTAACCAGTGGAGACACACTAACAGAGAGATGCAATATAATTCACCACCAAGACTACAACCCATACAACAATAATATTAGGACGCAACAGACAGCATATCTCAAGAAGTAATAACACTGAACAAAATTCCAACAAAGATCTATTCTTCACATGATTTAACACATGAAACATCATCATATCTCATAAGATCCAAGCTAAACACAGAGTCTTCTTCATGGGCAATACCAAAACAGGACACCTTAAGCGCAGCAACAGTCACCGATAACAAGCAACTAAAAATGTAAAGGGTTCGGGTAGTAATAACGGCAGAGACCGCCCTGGCGCGGCCGGCCGGCCTAGAAGCGGAGCTTGGTGAAGAACCACCTGTTCTTGCCGGTCTTGAACCTCTCCTCGAGCTTGGCCTTGGCGGCCTTGGCGGCGCCCACCTTCTTGTCCTTGGAGGTGAGGGAGTCGGGCGCGCCGGAGGCCACCTCCTTGAGGTCGACGTCGAGGGTATAGCGGGTGGGCATGAGATGGGTGAAGTTGACGAGCTTGAGGAACACCTTGACGCGGGACTTCTTGGCCGTCTTCTTGGCCGAGTCCTTGCGGATCACCTTCTTCGGGTACTTGGCCAGCCCGGCGACGAGGCAGTGCCCGTAGgggcggtcgcgggtgccctCCTCGAACACGCGCACGATCACCGCCTTCTTCCCCGCGTACCTGCCCTGCAGCAGGATCACCGCCTTGCCGGGCTTCAGGAACTTCACCATCTTCGCTTCCTTCCTCGAGCTGCGCTGCGCCGCCGCCGGTGGGttgggggaggggaggggaggggtctGTGGGCTGTGGGAGGGAGAAAGCGGGCGGCGGGGGTCGGGAGGAGATTATATAGGttggcggcgctagggttttcGGGGTGGGGAGTGGGTTTGGACGGTTGGATCTGGATCGGACGGCGGTGAGGGCGGTCGGTAAGGGAGCAGGGTGGAATGGGCTTCCGTTGACAGGCTATATGGCCGATAAGGGGGCTTCGGGCCGTCGTAAGGCCCGTTACTTTCGCCTAGCCGAATGTGGAGGGCCGTGTGCTAATCTACAAGGAGGACAGTTTATTGTTCATTCCCCATTTTCCCATAAAGAAAAGGTTTTTTAAAATTCTAAAAAATATTGCTATTACCCCCTAAACAAAATTTATTTTTTCAATGTTGTTTTTTGGCAGTCTCTGAATGAAAAATCAGTTAATCAATTTTTTCCATTTTATGTGTgtttgtttctgttttttttctttaggtttATGTGCGAATGTTGGGTGTGTTTGTATACACTTAAGTTGTGTGTAAGTGTACCAAACTGTGAAAATTTTCACTATAGTATATTTGTTCTTGGATCTAGAAAAAAACTACAATTTATATTCAAATTGCGTAAGTTTTTTTTCGTCATTTGTTTTAGGTTTATTTTCTTCTCTAAGAGTAATACAACATCACTAATTTATTCTTCCTTATAAAACTTTTTCTGTTTGTTTTTATTATATTTTAGTATAGGGGGGAGAAGAAGCCTAGAGAAAAACAAGGCGGTTTAGCCTTTGGATCCCGATCGAATCATGGAGAGAGATTTGACTGGCCAGTTAAAAAAAAAGTCACCCCCTTTATTTTGGCCTTCTCATCCAAACTCTATTTGTTAACCAAAGTATTCCCCGAAATTTTTAATGTTATCCAAAGAGAGTGTATCTGATTAACTCCAAGTAACATTTCACTGTTTGTTGCATACTTTGCCTCCTTTCAACGCATTTGTTACTTCTTTGGGGCTTTGGACGTCGTCGTAAGCCCGTGATGATTTGTGGTTACTTCGCGAGCGAATGTTGAGGGCCGTGGGCTAATCTACAAGGATGACATTTTATTGTTCATTCCCCATTCCCATAAAGAGAAGTATTTTTCCCCCACTCTGATAAAAAATTATTTTCCCTACTTTtatttgaaattctttgaatGAAAAATCAGTTCAGTCACTTCTTCCCATTTTATGTGTctttgtttctgttttttttctttttctctatGTTCATGTGTGAATGCCGGGTGTGTTACTATACACGTAAGTTGTGTGTAATTGTACTAAAGTGTGAAATTGCACTATAGTATATTTGTTCTTTCATCTATAAAAAACAGAAATTTATATTCAAATTGTGTACAAGTTTTTTCGCTATTTGTTTTAGGTTTATTTTCTTATCTAAGAGTACTACAACGTCTCTAATTTATTCTTCCTTATATTATTAATTTTTTTGATTGTTTTTATCTTTTTAGTATATGGGGGAGAAGAAGCCTGGAGAAAAACAAGGCGGTTGAGCCTTTGGATCCTGATCGAATCATGGGGAGCGATTTGACCGGTCGGTTAAAAAAATTCAAACCATTGTTGTTTAGTAACCCCTTTTATTTTGGTCTTCTCATCCAAACCGTAATTGTTGACCAAAATATTCTCCAAAAAATTTAATGTTATCCAAAGACTGTGTATCTGATGAACTCCGAGTAATGTTTCACTGTTTGTTGCATATTTTGCCTCCTTTCAACGCATTTGTTACTTGTGTGGCCACATCGTGTGCGGTTGTGCATTATGTGCGGTCAAGGACTTCTATTTAGTGCAGTTACCCTTCCTCTTGGAGCATTTGTACTTTACCAGTCTCGATAGAAAGAAGAAAATACTCAGTCTACTGCTCTTGCTAGAAAAGTCACATACTGCTCCATATCTTATAACAAAACACTAGACCATGAATGCGCGTGATGCCATGCCTGTTTGTATGTATGTGTATGTATGAGAGGATTAAGACATAAAAATATAAAATAGAACAAAGAAAAAATGTGTATTTATCTTGATTTCGAACCAAGATTCACTAAAAGACAAAAATAAAGCATTGAGTCAAACTCTTCTTTGGTGTTAAGGTGGTAATTGTGAATAGCTATCGACTGCCTTGAGAAGGTAGAAGAATATGACCTATTTTGGTACATACAATGCATTACGAACGCATGTCAAGCggtgtgatcttccaattgttgtatACACAAGAAATAATTTGAATACATGTTTTTTGCCACTATGTAAAATGAAATGCTTCAAGCATCGGTGGAACTCTCGGGGAAGAGTGTGTGGATGTTGCCATGTTTTATTGGTGTGCACATTTAATAAATCAAAAGAGATTAGAAGCATTGTCTAATTTGTatgccttgttcttcttcttcttctttgcatcAAATGGGGT
This sequence is a window from Aegilops tauschii subsp. strangulata cultivar AL8/78 chromosome 7, Aet v6.0, whole genome shotgun sequence. Protein-coding genes within it:
- the LOC109746096 gene encoding large ribosomal subunit protein eL27x, with product MVKFLKPGKAVILLQGRYAGKKAVIVRVFEEGTRDRPYGHCLVAGLAKYPKKVIRKDSAKKTAKKSRVKVFLKLVNFTHLMPTRYTLDVDLKEVASGAPDSLTSKDKKVGAAKAAKAKLEERFKTGKNRWFFTKLRF